The region ACGGGCTTTGTCCCAGGTGTCGGGTCGATTCTCGGCGATGTGCAAGCTGATCCAGACGCGCTTACCGAGCTGGTGAGCCTGTTCAACCGCTTTCGCATCCGGAACGAATACTACCCATAGGTCATTAGCGAGTGGATCTCGTAGGTCTGCGTCGAACTGCTCGATATCGCGAATGTGTTGCGTCGTAGTCCGCAGCTTTGGGTTGGCTTCTTTGAAGCGACGGGTCGAATCGATGGGCTGACCGAAGGCGAAGAGCTGATCGAACAGGTCATATTTTTCGACGAGCTGCACGATGTTCTGTTCAATACCCGGCGAGATGACTTTCATATTCAGTCCGATGCTCACCGGCGTTCGCTGACGCTCGCGGATAAGTTGAAACACTTCTTCCAATGTCGGTATCTTCTCGCCAGCGAAACGTGGATCGAACCAACTTCCGGCATCCAGCTTGCGGATTTCTGCCAATGTCATATTAATC is a window of Candidatus Poribacteria bacterium DNA encoding:
- a CDS encoding glycerophosphodiester phosphodiesterase family protein; amino-acid sequence: MSFNMRRLSGVVGASEPAANESNADPILLAHRGLVRHAPENTLPGFAAAIELGLSLELDVYQTSDKHLVVIHDEAVDRTTNGTGRVINMTLAEIRKLDAGSWFDPRFAGEKIPTLEEVFQLIRERQRTPVSIGLNMKVISPGIEQNIVQLVEKYDLFDQLFAFGQPIDSTRRFKEANPKLRTTTQHIRDIEQFDADLRDPLANDLWVVFVPDAKAVEQAHQLGKRVWISLHIAENRPDTWDKARASKVDGICTDWPLECCLHWRFAEKPNSKK